Genomic window (Roseivirga sp. 4D4):
GTGGCTTCATACATTACTTTTCTTCTTCCTCCTCGCTGGGCAGAAGGGTCTCCGGTGTAGGATTTCAACATCTTCTTTTTCTCCAGCCGCTTCAGTACCATCACCACCGCTGGCAAAGTGATCGACTTGTTAGTGTGCTCTGCGTATAGCTTGACTAACTCTGCTCCATATGACTCTCTTTCTCTTAAAACGAGCAAGAGAATCAATTCTTCGAGGGCTCCTAGTGTCTGATTCATAATTCGAAATCCTTATTTCCTAAACACAAGTATACAAAACATTTGTTTAGGTAATCAAATTATTAAGTAAATATTTGTTTAGGATATATATCAGTGGTCTAGAAATCTGACCAAAAACCGCACTAATCAGCTAATTCATCAATAACTGCCGAGTAAAACGAGGCCTTCCGCTCCCGAGGAATTTCTTCCGTTCCCTTAAAACCTCCACTTGATGCGAAGCGCTCAGCGTAAGTTTGATCAAACAAAAAATCAAAATATCATGAAACAACGCATCTTAAAATTTAGCATTCTCACGCTTATCAGCATCTTGTTTGCCATAAGTAATCATCTGTCTTATGGCGAAGTAGCACCAGGTATTAAGACCAGAGTCATCGGTAAAGGTCAGCCTGTAATTATGATTCCTGGCCTCACCTGTGACGGCTCCGTTTGGGATGAGACCATCGAGGCTATGGGCAATAACTACCAGTACCATGTCATGACACTACCGGGCTTTGCAGGCAATGCACCTTTAGAAGACCTAGAAGCTGGTTTCTTCAAGCAGGTGGAAGCCATGGTGTTGGACTACATTGATGAAAACAATATCGAAAAGCCCATCATCATTGGACATAGCCTTGGCGGCTTTATGGCTTTGAATATTGCGATCAAAAGACCAGACCTTCCTTCCAAACTGGTCATTGTAGATTCTCTTCCTTACTTAACACAGGTTCAAATGCCACAAGCACAAACTCCTGAGCAAGCAGAACAAATGGCTAATCAAATGAAGTCTATGGTTGCCGCCAGTGCTGACCAGCCCAGAGCTAACAAGGTAGCTTACCAAAAGCAAATGCTTCAGACAATGATTATTGACAAGGATAAAATTGAAATTGCGGCTGGCTGGGGTGCCGATAGCGACCTGCACACCGTAGGGCAATCTATGTATGAAATGTACACTACTGACATTCGTGAAGACTTGGTCAAAATCAAAGTGCCCACATTGGTATTAGGTGCATGGGTGGCTTACAAACCTTACGGCAGTACCAGAGAAAGTACTCTAGCTATCTATACCGGTCAGTATGAGAAACTCAATAACGTGATAGTTGACATGACGGACATTGGTAACCACTTCATCATGTGGGACGACCCTGAGTTCTTCTACGGCTGGTTGAAAAAATTCCTCTAAATCACAATTCATGAATGGTGGGTGATAAATGTTAAATTATCCACCATTCTTCACAACTATGAATAAGAAACTCGTTTACTGGCTATGTCAAATCGGAGGGTGGCTTCTTTATATAGCCTTCTCAACTGCCATGATTGTTATTTTTGGAGGGTTGGGGGCAATCACTCAGTCCGCCATCCTACTTCAA
Coding sequences:
- a CDS encoding PadR family transcriptional regulator, with product MNQTLGALEELILLLVLRERESYGAELVKLYAEHTNKSITLPAVVMVLKRLEKKKMLKSYTGDPSAQRGGRRKVMYEATELGYHSAEEAVKTKTQIWDMVPKMS
- a CDS encoding alpha/beta fold hydrolase, whose product is MKQRILKFSILTLISILFAISNHLSYGEVAPGIKTRVIGKGQPVIMIPGLTCDGSVWDETIEAMGNNYQYHVMTLPGFAGNAPLEDLEAGFFKQVEAMVLDYIDENNIEKPIIIGHSLGGFMALNIAIKRPDLPSKLVIVDSLPYLTQVQMPQAQTPEQAEQMANQMKSMVAASADQPRANKVAYQKQMLQTMIIDKDKIEIAAGWGADSDLHTVGQSMYEMYTTDIREDLVKIKVPTLVLGAWVAYKPYGSTRESTLAIYTGQYEKLNNVIVDMTDIGNHFIMWDDPEFFYGWLKKFL